In Flagellatimonas centrodinii, a single window of DNA contains:
- a CDS encoding YiiX/YebB-like N1pC/P60 family cysteine hydrolase, which yields MALARDSGRLLAALMVAAVGTTAAAPAPFADTRAAIAEARRAADAVAVVDARVLPQPDLDAALSAHPGFALQAGDVLLLRGTDLISAAISQIGLAPADFSHMAIVGLDPLWDSLEIVEAGVADGVRIQLVEDWLQQSFVRFLVLRHEDAAVARAAAVAAYRDAQSRSGGARVYDFALALGDDRRLYCSELIRNAYARAAPAAAPVPVDAALSRVGGLLETYPLAPLGVRTDTVFLPDDLLLDARFRPVLELRHPTLLAESEALDIWFRTLFARLRGPARDDWVKTIDAQVPRGPLVIPYLLRDNLRTYLQMPEAARAPIAGMALLAEREAGRLASTAAPVGPKRKADTRVPVFRSLP from the coding sequence GTGGCTTTAGCACGGGACAGCGGTCGGCTGCTGGCGGCGCTGATGGTCGCCGCCGTCGGCACCACCGCTGCGGCACCGGCACCGTTCGCCGACACCCGCGCCGCCATCGCCGAAGCACGCCGGGCGGCGGACGCGGTGGCGGTCGTCGATGCACGCGTGCTGCCGCAGCCGGACCTCGATGCGGCGCTGTCAGCGCACCCCGGGTTTGCGTTGCAGGCTGGCGATGTGCTGCTGCTGCGCGGAACCGACCTGATATCGGCGGCCATCAGCCAGATCGGGCTGGCGCCCGCCGATTTTTCGCATATGGCCATCGTCGGCCTTGACCCTCTCTGGGACAGCCTCGAGATCGTCGAAGCCGGGGTCGCCGACGGCGTGCGGATTCAACTGGTCGAGGACTGGTTGCAGCAATCGTTTGTCCGCTTCCTGGTGCTGCGACATGAAGATGCCGCGGTGGCGCGTGCCGCCGCCGTGGCCGCCTACCGCGATGCCCAGAGCCGTAGCGGCGGGGCCCGTGTCTACGACTTCGCCCTGGCGCTCGGTGATGATCGGCGCCTGTACTGCAGCGAACTGATCCGCAACGCCTATGCGCGCGCCGCGCCGGCAGCCGCGCCGGTGCCGGTTGATGCCGCCCTGTCAAGAGTCGGTGGGCTGCTTGAGACCTATCCGCTGGCCCCCCTCGGGGTGCGCACAGACACCGTTTTTCTGCCCGACGACCTGCTGCTGGATGCCCGCTTTCGCCCCGTGCTGGAGCTGCGGCACCCGACACTGCTGGCAGAAAGCGAAGCCCTCGACATCTGGTTTCGGACCCTGTTCGCCAGGCTGCGCGGCCCCGCCCGCGACGACTGGGTGAAGACCATTGATGCCCAGGTTCCCCGCGGGCCGCTGGTGATTCCCTACCTGCTGCGCGACAACCTGCGGACGTACCTGCAGATGCCGGAGGCGGCGCGAGCCCCGATCGCGGGGATGGCGCTGCTGGCGGAGCGTGAAGCGGGTCGATTGGCGAGTACCGCGGCGCCGGTAGGCCCAAAAAGAAAGGCCGACACTCGCGTGCCGGTCTTTCGGTCCCTGCCCTGA